The DNA window TAGATCCTGCATCATCTTTGTGTTTAGCTATATTAACCCACAGGCCTTTAGAGGTACCATGATGACATTTACCCATGAACCAACTGAAAGCATGGTTGCCATAATTACTTCCTAGATTTCGTTCTAACGTGTGTTAGCTTCCAACAGAAACCTGTAAATTGTTTCGGCATCATAGCAATGTTACTGACTCCAAAACCCAccaagagaaaaggaagagtAGGATCATTCATTTCATGAATGACGGCTACCTCCATTTGTAGAACCTTCACAAAAGAAATTCCCTTACGATCTTCTCATTTCGCTTAGTCACTTCCTCAGGGGTTTAAGGGCTGAAATATAACAAGTGGGAAGAGAGAATGAAACCAATTGAGAAAGCGAAAGTGTTCCCCTTTGGGATTCAAaatttcttccactttttAACTCATTAGGCACTCTTTCTGCCATAGGCTCTTAAAGACGTACGCAGATTGGGCTATCACAATAGAAAACCAAGTAATTCAGGGGCCGTGATGTAGaagtaatagaaaaaaaagaacagcAATGTATGGAAAAGGAAATGGTTGATACTATTATCAAAGGTAGCACCATCACGCAACCATACCAAGTTGAATTATGAACACAATTATCAACTAAAACGCATATGtggaggaaaaaagaaaaggagatacCTCAAATTGCAAACACATTGACTTGGATCAGTCAAGCGCTTGGTATTCTATGAAGGATAGAAATTCTTTCCTGTTTCTAAATCTTTTATGCATCAAACAAATTGATTTAATGCACTGCGtgtgaagaatattttttcaCTAGTCTTGTATATTTCAACGTCACaaacaaaagttttaaaagcATAATATACTATAGATATAAGGATAATGGAATTCCAAGAGATCGTTAATACTTAATAGTGAAACACcttaaaagagaaaacatgGATGGAGAAAGGAAATTGACCTTTTAATTCATTACACAAGAAGCAGGTTTTACAcgattctttttcatttcaaatgggtattatattaatatattcatattaaaGATCAGTAGAAACGGTCTAAAGCTGTTCGCCTGTCTAATCAACAAACTGCGCATGAAGGTCATTATAGCTTTTACTGTCCACTTCCAAGTTCGTGGGAACCAAGAATAATCATATGGGTAACTAAGAAGAAAGTGATTGGAAATTATATCATGTACAATGTCTTGAGTACCTTGCTGAATTCTTATTTGACCAATGTGCAGCAGAACAAGCTTTTGAGGAAGGAATCACAACCGGCCTATTCTTCTCTGCCTTGTAAAATAGCtagcaaaatcaaacaaaaccttTAGCTTATATGAGAGTCAATTGATAGATAAATGATTCACAGTATCATCTTGCAAGTTTATTGCTTTTAAATcaacaaattaaatggaacTTTTCAATAACACAGCATAAGAAGCAACACTTACTGTGAACAAGCAACTCTTAAGTTTGTCTCTGTAGAATGATTCATGTATTGCTTGTATTGACGATAATCTAGCCTTCTcatttagagatttttgtaGTCACCAATAATCCCCACAGGAGCAAAAGCCGTCTTTAAAATGATGAAACCTACTTGAATCTCTAACAACAATTTCCCTTCCAACAATCTGCGAGATCACCTTGATTGCAGCATGACAGTCCGTACAAGCTCTCAAGTTTTTCATTACCACTATTGGCGACCCATCTGGTGTGTTGAGTAGGGCAAATGCAATTGCTAAGCGTTCACTGTGGTATTTAAGAGACTCAATCTTAATAACCTCATCCACATCGTGAAGGGCACAAGTTGTGTCTGGCTTATATCCTTTCTTCTCCATCTGCTTCGTCAATGCATCAATCTTTCTCAAAATCTTCTTCATCTGAGGATGGGATTTATCGTTTGCTGAGAATACATGAGTCTGATGTTTAATTTCAACCCAACTATAAGCCGGGACCTTTCTAACCCCTCGGTCCCTCATTGCCTTCTTGACCTTTGCAACATTGTCCCACTGACCAGCTACAGCATAAATATTGGACATGTTGATATAAGGAGCAGCATCTCGAAGCTCTTCCATATTAAAAAGCTGATCTGCTGCTTTCTTAGCCAACTCATGATTCTTATGAATTCTGCATGAGTTTAATACCGACGACCACATAATCTCATCAGGCTCAAATGGCATTTGGGCCATCAACTTTTCAGCTTCATCAAATCTTCCATTTCGGCACAATACATCGACCATTGATGCATAGTGCTCTCTCTTTGGAGTAACTTCATAAATTTGAGTCATGGAGTTGAAGTGCCGAAGAGCTTCTTCAACAAAACCACAGTGACTGCAAGCTGACAGAATGCTGAGAAAACTAACAGAATCTGGCTTATAACCTGATTGAATCATCTGCTGAAATGAATCAAGTGTGCCATCAACATTCCCATTCTGTGCATAAGCTGAGATTAAAGCATTCCACGAAACAGAATTCCTCTCAGGCATCTCTCCAAAAGATTTTATTGCATCTTTCATGCAACCACATTTTGCATATGTATCTAGCAACGCACTTCCAGAATATACGTTGGACATAAACCCTGATCGAATTAGCAATGAATGCACTTGCCTTCCCAAACAAATTGAAGCCACATTTGCACATGCTCTAAGGATACTAGCAAAGGTTGCCTGATCAGAAGGCACACCAGTTCTTTGCATGTCAATGAATACCTTTATTCCTTCTTCATACCTTCCCTTCTGAACGTAGGCTGAGATCATTACAGTCCATGGCACTGTACTTTTGCAGGTAATATTCTCAAATATCTTCTGAGCTTCCTCATATCTGTCACATTTGGCATACATGTCAACCAAAGAATTTTCTACCACAGGGTCTAAATATGCTCCAACTGCAATTGCCTGAGAATGAATTTGCCTACCAATTCTCCAATTAAGAGTATTTGTAGCTATGCTTAATAGTGTTGCAAAAGGGAATTGCCTCCGGTCAAATCTAGTAAATTGTAATTGCCTAAAAAGATCAAAAGATTCTTCGAATTGCCCATTCCAAGCATGGCCTGTGATGACTACATTATATGATATTCCATCCAACTCTGGCATCTCATGAAAAAGCTTCCTTGCCAAATCCACTCGGTCGTGCTTTGAGTAGAAATCTAGTAATGCATTTCCCACAAACACATTCCAAACGAAGTTGGTCTTGATAATAAGACCATGAACTTGTTGTCCAAAATTTGTGTCATCTAGACCAACAGCAGCACATAGGAGGGCTGCAAACGTAAATTCTGAAGGCTTTATTCCACTATTCTGTAGCTCAAGAAAGAGCTTTATTGCTTCTTCACTTGATCCCTCATTTGAGTAACCGGTCATTAATGCATTGAAGGTCACTGTGTCTTTGATTAACATTTGCTTGAAGAGCTGGCTGGCCAAATATAAGCAATGGGTTTTGCAATAAGCATCAACCAACGAGTTGCAAACCATGAGGTTGCACTCATATCCAAGTTTAATGACATGGGTGTGGATTTGAACAATCACATTGTTAGTTTCCAATTCACCACAGCCTGATAACAAAGTCACTAGAGTCACATAATCTGGTTCTGTCCCTCCCCTTCTCATATCACCATAAAGCCTACACGCTTCTTTAGATTGATTAGATTGCAAATAGCCACCAATCAAAATCGTCCACGACACTGCCGTCCGTTCCAGCATGCCATCAAACAACTCTCTAGCTTTAGATAAGTTCCCAAACTTAAGGTAACCAGAAATCATCACATTGAGAGAGATCGTGTTCTTGCAAGGCATTTGATCAAATACCTGATGTGCATGGAAAAGATCCCCTCTTTGGAGAAAGTTTTTGACCTGGAAATTAGAGCGGCATGTATTTGCATTGAAGCCAGTTTTGACGCTGTGGGCATCAATAAGATGCTTACCATTCAAGGATGGGTTTGGAGCTTGAGAACTTCTTAGAACAAGGTTTTGAACAAAAGCCGCTCTATATGGCTTCATGGGAATTCAATTACCATATAGCCATGAAATTAAATGCCGCATATGTATTTTCAGCACCAGCTAACGAGATTTCCTTAGCGTTAAATGGTGTGCCTCATACaatctaatcaaatttaaaacagCAACATATATAGAAACTAATGGGTAATCTTAAAGCCAACTTTAACAGACTTACCTGTTCTTCAAACTACAACTCTATGAGATTATTGCAAACTGCAAGAGGCAAGTGAAAATGGCTTTCAATCTATAGATGTCTTACAATAAGCATTTCCCAATTGTTGAGACAGCGATTCGTTAAATTTGGAGAAGTCTAATGAATGACTGATGACAGCGTCTTCTATTCAGATACTGCCGTCTTCAGAGCTTCTCGAAGTGAAAAAACCTTGATTCAAAAGTAGATTGGAACTGGAAGTGATTGGAATAAGATTGAGCGGAGTTGAAGTTGGAGTTGAACGAAGGCGCGAAAACTTTGCTCCAATGGAAGGAAATGAGTGGCGCGGTTTTACCAGGCCAGGTATTTATACGGGCTTCTTCGAGCTTCTGGGCTGGGCTTGTATTTCATCTGTTCTTTCAGAGGATTGGGCCTGAATCTTGGCCCATGATAGATGGGCTTATGTTATCTACTCCTTTTCATTGAACCGGGTTGAGATTCCCGTATGGTAGAAACCTCAAGATTTAGGGTTTGTTTGGAATACATTCTACTTTAAACActcttgaaaaaaaagaaaaaaaaaatcaataaaaatgtaataatatcgtaatttttttaatgacattttaaataacaaagccatattttgatgattttagtTACTGgctttaaagttgttttttaagataatCATAGTGTttctacaaaagaaaaataataaaaattaaactaaattaaattaatccaaCGTTTTAAactacttttatttattatgtatttttaaaatcacttttcttttttttaatctaaaaaccGCTCCATATACTATACAAAACAcactttaaataattaaaaatttcagcAGTGGTGGAAggaataaattttattttaaaattatttgttttttcgaAGTTCTTCCAAGCATACTACAATTACTCGACTTTCTTCTATTCTAAGATTCATTcgaattattaaatatagaaactaaattgaaaaatattagaaaatataatattttgttcgagttatttaatctaatttaaatttaatatttccaTTTAGTTTTTAGGTTAACTTTTTAGTTagctaattttaaataattatgacaGATTTTCTTAATTACTTTTAGTAAGTGATAAAATTagcaaaaactaaattaattagcTAATCAAACTACaactattttaattgtttaaaatgaattaacaGAAAAATTAACACCAATGATCCAAAATGAGCATTAATAAAAACTCATGTAGAAAATAAACTcattagttaaaaataaaaataaaacctcTCAATAGcaaatatttttacaattgTTTTCACTAGTTctatagttaaaataataataataataataataataatgaaattcaTAAATCATTCTTTGAGTTACAACCATGAATAAGATATCATCAAAGAGTCAATCCATACGGAACGAAGAACTTCTAAAAAACAGGCATCCCTTGAAAAcaaatgaaggaagaaaataaacattattCACTGGTTCTcgtctaaaaataaattttaaactcaaCTTCccaaattaaaaaggaaacaaaaaaaaaatcattcaaacaAGTTAATTAGTTCtcatctaaaaataaaatttaaaattttaagctcTCCccaaattaaaaaggaaacaaaaaaaatcattcaaacaAGTTAATACTCTAGAATGAATCCACTAAttctaatttagggaataatcatgggtttataatcaaagaatactatctcctttggtatgaggtcttttggagaagtccaaagtaaagccatgagagcttatgagtagacaatataatatcattgtggagagtcgtgtttatCTAACAAATACGATCTAATCCCTCAATCAGCCTTGAAACCGTATGTATGGGCATTTTCTGACTCAAAAGAACCCATACCTCTCGTTCAAGCAAAGGGGGAAACCAAATTCAGATAAACTATCGTTCTTAACTACACAAATGAGAATCAAGACATTGTATTTAACTCAAAGGAGTCTACAAAACTTAATGCAAGTGAAATAACTTACTTGAAGCAACAATGTCACATTACATTATTAAGGATGATAGTCTGAATGATGTGCATACAAAAATATACTAGACTAAAAATGCCATCCCGACTTGAAGAAGGAAACCGATATATCAAGCGGGAATATTATTGATACCTGAGATATTATCGAGTCGATAGGGGCAGCTACCTCCCTCCCCGTAGAGCTCAACCCAAGAACATAGTAACTATCagataaagaaaatcaaagaatgtAATACTTATTGATATGCAACATTTGGGACATATAATTCCCATCAAATACCAAATAATTTGGACTCATAAATTATTTCACAGGAAGCACCGTGATAGAGTCGAAATCTAGTCCATCATGCATCAGCTTGACTGAAAAGGCTTTTTCGGATCTGCCAATGAGAAATGCAGCTGTAAGTACTCTAATTGTGAACAAAATTATGACAAAGCGGTGCAACAAAATATCCATTGACGAAAGATGACCTGATAAAGGAACTACCGCTTGGTGAAGTAGTGATAAAAGAAAGACATTGCAAACAGACCCACATaatgtatttgtattttttttttttttgtaatcagAAATATAAAATCCTCGAATAAAGAATTTGTATCTTTCTGAAGGTTAAGAAAAGGTGAGGAGGGAGCATAAAAATGCACCTTCGAAAGCCAATATAAAGTAAAGGAATCGTGTTGTAGCTTATATTCGTacaataaaaagttaaaagtgcGATCTCTTTATTGT is part of the Cucurbita pepo subsp. pepo cultivar mu-cu-16 chromosome LG03, ASM280686v2, whole genome shotgun sequence genome and encodes:
- the LOC111791692 gene encoding putative pentatricopeptide repeat-containing protein At2g01510 codes for the protein MKPYRAAFVQNLVLRSSQAPNPSLNGKHLIDAHSVKTGFNANTCRSNFQVKNFLQRGDLFHAHQVFDQMPCKNTISLNVMISGYLKFGNLSKARELFDGMLERTAVSWTILIGGYLQSNQSKEACRLYGDMRRGGTEPDYVTLVTLLSGCGELETNNVIVQIHTHVIKLGYECNLMVCNSLVDAYCKTHCLYLASQLFKQMLIKDTVTFNALMTGYSNEGSSEEAIKLFLELQNSGIKPSEFTFAALLCAAVGLDDTNFGQQVHGLIIKTNFVWNVFVGNALLDFYSKHDRVDLARKLFHEMPELDGISYNVVITGHAWNGQFEESFDLFRQLQFTRFDRRQFPFATLLSIATNTLNWRIGRQIHSQAIAVGAYLDPVVENSLVDMYAKCDRYEEAQKIFENITCKSTVPWTVMISAYVQKGRYEEGIKVFIDMQRTGVPSDQATFASILRACANVASICLGRQVHSLLIRSGFMSNVYSGSALLDTYAKCGCMKDAIKSFGEMPERNSVSWNALISAYAQNGNVDGTLDSFQQMIQSGYKPDSVSFLSILSACSHCGFVEEALRHFNSMTQIYEVTPKREHYASMVDVLCRNGRFDEAEKLMAQMPFEPDEIMWSSVLNSCRIHKNHELAKKAADQLFNMEELRDAAPYINMSNIYAVAGQWDNVAKVKKAMRDRGVRKVPAYSWVEIKHQTHVFSANDKSHPQMKKILRKIDALTKQMEKKGYKPDTTCALHDVDEVIKIESLKYHSERLAIAFALLNTPDGSPIVVMKNLRACTDCHAAIKVISQIVGREIVVRDSSRFHHFKDGFCSCGDYW